The Candidatus Methylomirabilis sp. genome window below encodes:
- a CDS encoding ATP-binding cassette domain-containing protein, whose amino-acid sequence MAELQGMETATRTTGPPPRGVGIRVVGLSKAFGDVQVLRDLTLEVHPGETFVIIGPSGCGKTVLLKHLLGLLTPDAGQILIDGAPLAAPGEPKRYRIGMVFQSAALFSSLTVGENVGLWLKEHRVADDGAIERVVTEKLSLVGLADKKHLLPSELSGGMRKRVAIARALATDPDLMLYDEPTAELDPVMTDHIAEAIVDLKRRFRITSVVVTHDLNMGCYVADRMGMLHEGRLVEVGTPEQLRRSTNPVVRAFITTQTKGMGGA is encoded by the coding sequence GTGGCGGAGCTGCAGGGCATGGAGACCGCGACGCGCACGACGGGGCCGCCCCCCCGGGGGGTTGGCATCCGGGTCGTGGGGCTCTCGAAGGCCTTCGGCGACGTCCAGGTCCTGCGGGACCTGACCCTGGAGGTCCATCCGGGAGAGACCTTCGTCATCATCGGGCCGAGTGGCTGCGGCAAGACGGTCCTCCTGAAGCACCTCCTGGGCCTCCTCACCCCGGACGCCGGTCAGATCCTCATTGACGGGGCGCCGCTGGCGGCTCCCGGAGAGCCGAAGCGGTACCGGATCGGGATGGTCTTCCAGTCGGCCGCTCTCTTCTCCTCCCTCACCGTAGGCGAGAACGTGGGCCTCTGGCTGAAGGAGCACCGGGTGGCGGATGACGGGGCCATCGAGCGGGTCGTGACGGAGAAGCTCAGCCTGGTCGGCCTGGCCGACAAGAAGCACCTCCTCCCCTCCGAGCTCTCCGGGGGGATGCGCAAGCGGGTGGCCATCGCCCGGGCGCTGGCCACCGACCCGGATCTCATGCTCTACGACGAGCCGACGGCGGAGCTGGACCCGGTGATGACGGACCACATCGCCGAGGCCATCGTGGACCTGAAGCGGCGGTTCCGGATCACCTCGGTGGTGGTGACCCACGACCTGAACATGGGGTGCTACGTGGCGGATCGGATGGGGATGCTCCACGAGGGGCGGTTGGTCGAGGTGGGGACGCCCGAGCAGCTGCGGCGGAGCACGAACCCGGTGGTTCGGGCCTTCATCACGACCCAAACCAAGGGGATGGGAGGAGCCTGA
- a CDS encoding MlaD family protein: MPLSPEKRVGLFFALGLAILLVVIEMVGREGLFRRGYHLRARFDRVTGLRVGDPVKLAGVDVGNVSSLETLERERKVEVLLRIRQGTDIKQDATG; this comes from the coding sequence ATGCCCCTGTCGCCGGAGAAGCGGGTCGGGCTGTTCTTCGCCCTGGGGCTGGCCATCTTGCTGGTGGTCATCGAGATGGTGGGGCGGGAGGGGCTCTTCCGCCGGGGCTACCACCTGCGGGCGCGGTTCGACCGCGTCACCGGGCTCCGGGTGGGGGACCCGGTGAAGCTGGCCGGCGTGGACGTGGGGAACGTCTCGAGCCTGGAGACCCTGGAGCGAGAGCGCAAGGTGGAGGTGCTCCTCCGGATCCGCCAGGGGACCGACATCAAGCAGGATGCCACAGGTG